Proteins co-encoded in one Paenibacillus sp. genomic window:
- a CDS encoding polysaccharide deacetylase family protein — protein sequence MSTLMLYLFYFFTFYAFLPGLISRLFGYRVLKRGMSERDISLTFDDGPDPVYTPRLLDLLGRHGIKATFFVVGKHAEAHPDIILRMHQEGHSIGIHNYLHRSNWLMRPKSVAKQIRMTSELIERITGTKPRFYRPPWGIMNLFDFASRHQLQIVLWSMMAGDWRKSTGAAKIESRMLKRLSGGTIYLLHDCGNTFGADLEAPANTIEALERFIPAALDRGYRFVRVDELADAYAKAAQRKAHPVRKALVAAFLFWERCFHAAFRLQAAIPEDPKSFLFYRITSYHGETIPLSEGEALRSGDTVVELHMNNELLYEFGRNARSPVQLAIQLIRAMEKTMPKLAASLLLRKDVSSIKAVLGTSMVNRGVEQFGFTIADLPRGWFAFATRLYLKFLLSVIHPQGKDRLGQRAEMLVPKRIAISMKEMTKRYGETVTQVAAGAADRADGRLA from the coding sequence GTGAGCACGCTCATGCTCTATTTGTTTTACTTTTTCACGTTTTACGCGTTTTTGCCGGGATTGATCAGCCGCCTGTTCGGCTACCGCGTGCTGAAACGAGGAATGTCCGAGCGCGATATCAGCCTGACGTTCGACGACGGACCCGACCCGGTGTACACGCCTCGCCTGCTCGATTTGCTGGGGCGGCACGGGATCAAGGCGACGTTCTTCGTCGTCGGCAAACACGCGGAGGCGCATCCGGACATCATTCTGCGCATGCACCAAGAGGGTCACTCGATCGGCATACATAACTACCTGCACCGGAGCAATTGGTTGATGCGGCCGAAGTCGGTCGCGAAGCAAATTCGGATGACGTCGGAGCTGATCGAGCGCATTACCGGTACAAAGCCGCGCTTTTACAGACCGCCGTGGGGCATTATGAATTTGTTCGATTTCGCGAGCCGCCACCAGCTGCAGATCGTCCTCTGGTCGATGATGGCCGGCGACTGGCGCAAGTCGACCGGCGCGGCGAAGATCGAATCGCGCATGCTGAAGCGGCTTTCGGGCGGCACGATTTATCTGCTGCACGACTGCGGGAACACGTTCGGCGCGGATCTCGAAGCGCCGGCGAACACGATCGAAGCGCTGGAGCGGTTCATCCCGGCGGCGCTCGACCGGGGCTACCGGTTCGTCCGCGTGGACGAGTTGGCCGATGCCTACGCGAAAGCGGCGCAGCGCAAAGCGCATCCCGTCCGGAAGGCGCTGGTCGCGGCGTTCTTGTTCTGGGAGCGGTGCTTCCACGCGGCGTTCCGGCTGCAGGCGGCGATTCCGGAAGATCCGAAGAGCTTCCTGTTTTACCGCATCACGTCGTATCACGGCGAGACGATTCCGCTGTCCGAAGGCGAGGCGCTGAGGTCCGGGGACACCGTCGTAGAGCTGCACATGAACAACGAGCTTCTGTACGAATTCGGCCGCAACGCCAGATCGCCGGTGCAGCTCGCGATTCAGCTCATTCGCGCGATGGAGAAAACGATGCCGAAGCTGGCGGCGTCGCTGCTGCTGCGCAAGGATGTTTCGTCTATTAAAGCGGTGCTCGGCACGTCGATGGTCAACCGGGGCGTGGAGCAGTTCGGCTTTACGATCGCCGATTTGCCGCGCGGGTGGTTTGCGTTCGCAACGCGCTTATATTTGAAATTTTTGTTATCCGTCATTCACCCGCAAGGCAAAGACAGGCTCGGCCAGCGCGCAGAGATGCTGGTGCCGAAACGCATCGCCATTTCGATGAAAGAAATGACCAAACGATACGGCGAGACGGTCACGCAGGTCGCCGCAGGCGCGGCGGATCGGGCCGACGGCAGGCTCGCGTAA
- a CDS encoding Na-translocating system protein MpsC family protein → MGAKYGTGVLKQEIVKIYNSINQEIFGIGIKSQRIEVVGDKVFIFATHKRIPALKILDADHRSLTASVDMLLMEANKRMLKEQLERQLGLEVLSVFKDYDPKTEHSGTIIVFAESVDA, encoded by the coding sequence ATGGGAGCGAAATACGGAACAGGCGTGTTGAAGCAGGAAATCGTAAAAATTTACAACTCGATCAATCAAGAAATTTTCGGCATCGGCATCAAATCACAGCGCATCGAAGTCGTCGGCGATAAGGTGTTTATTTTCGCGACGCATAAGCGAATCCCTGCCTTGAAAATTCTCGACGCGGACCACCGGAGCTTGACGGCGAGCGTCGATATGCTGCTGATGGAGGCGAACAAGCGGATGCTGAAGGAACAGCTCGAACGTCAGCTCGGCCTCGAGGTGCTTTCCGTGTTCAAGGATTACGACCCGAAGACGGAGCATTCGGGCACGATCATCGTGTTTGCGGAGTCGGTTGACGCTTAA
- a CDS encoding Nif3-like dinuclear metal center hexameric protein, whose protein sequence is MTVDRSETNVESVLLALNHISKGRMVMDWNEVTSGTNPYVVTKTSNIPGKSVIEIPGLVFGDKRQRVSRIGVGMTLTESMIELASALRLDVLVVHHPVAEAANSGGVPFADYLPLYGLSLIEMHEAFHGLHPGLTFLHGHRKLKTDTAFGGVPGNVLHKGVAFDDVRTAGDVLARIAAWMGRDADAGLLEAERAIRGEATLEEATLANPAMLLAGRPDSPVRHVLHFFPHTGFSLAHLEQALELYPETDTIIVSISRVREEHAFVELARRRGLNFIVGNPHSVEIWENGLPLAYALEMLLPDAEVFLLRERITAVPLRDVGHANMVRYGKAMAETHLVSGVGSAVYI, encoded by the coding sequence ATGACCGTGGATCGGTCCGAAACGAATGTGGAAAGCGTGCTTCTCGCGCTGAATCACATTTCCAAAGGAAGGATGGTGATGGATTGGAATGAAGTAACTTCCGGCACGAATCCGTACGTGGTCACGAAAACGTCGAACATCCCGGGCAAAAGCGTCATCGAAATTCCGGGACTCGTGTTCGGGGACAAACGGCAGCGCGTCTCCCGCATCGGCGTCGGCATGACGCTGACGGAGTCGATGATCGAGCTCGCCTCCGCGCTTCGGCTCGACGTGCTCGTCGTGCATCACCCGGTGGCCGAAGCCGCCAATTCGGGAGGCGTCCCGTTCGCGGATTACTTGCCGCTGTACGGGCTGTCGCTCATCGAAATGCACGAGGCGTTTCACGGGCTCCACCCGGGCCTTACGTTCCTGCACGGACATCGGAAGCTGAAAACCGACACCGCGTTCGGCGGCGTCCCGGGCAACGTGCTGCACAAAGGGGTGGCGTTCGACGACGTGCGGACGGCGGGCGACGTGCTGGCGCGCATCGCGGCGTGGATGGGGCGCGACGCCGACGCCGGACTGCTCGAGGCGGAGCGGGCGATTCGCGGGGAGGCGACGCTCGAGGAAGCGACGCTCGCCAATCCGGCGATGCTGCTGGCCGGCCGTCCGGACAGCCCGGTACGGCATGTGCTTCATTTTTTCCCGCATACCGGATTTTCGCTCGCGCATCTGGAGCAGGCGCTCGAGCTGTATCCCGAAACGGATACGATTATCGTGAGCATCAGCCGGGTTCGGGAGGAGCACGCTTTCGTCGAGCTGGCGCGGCGCCGGGGGCTCAACTTCATCGTCGGCAATCCGCATTCGGTGGAAATTTGGGAGAACGGCCTGCCGCTCGCTTATGCGCTGGAAATGCTGCTGCCGGACGCGGAGGTGTTCCTGCTGCGAGAGCGAATTACGGCGGTGCCGCTCCGGGACGTGGGGCACGCGAACATGGTTCGATACGGCAAGGCGATGGCGGAGACGCATCTCGTCTCCGGCGTCGGCAGCGCCGTGTACATATAA
- a CDS encoding ABC transporter substrate-binding protein — protein MTMGKWTRMAGVTLLAAALIWVAGCGAAQTGSAPEEEAPAAEAPAAETTAETAAPETELAAEETKELVTVKFSEVIRSIFYAPHYAAMSKGFFEEEGILVDMNTAQGSDKGAAALIAGIADISLVGPETAIYIYNQKGDKTLKIFHQLTIKDGSFLLSREKLDSFEWSDLEGKSVLGWRPGSAPQMVMNSMLLQEGVKADVITNVASPAMAGAFASGQGDFIQLFEPVASTLEKEGQAHYVASMGESFGAFPETSYVATSDYIAANPDIVQGFVNAVAKGAAWLQTASDAEIAEALMPFFEGTPEDLILNSVNRYKSQDTWPTKPEMTAEAFEKLQTTLIENGVLKAEEKIANMNDVVDMSFVNNLGE, from the coding sequence ATGACGATGGGGAAATGGACGCGCATGGCAGGAGTAACGTTGTTGGCGGCGGCTTTGATCTGGGTGGCGGGCTGCGGCGCCGCACAGACCGGCTCGGCGCCGGAGGAGGAGGCTCCGGCCGCGGAAGCGCCGGCTGCCGAAACGACGGCCGAGACGGCCGCGCCGGAGACGGAGCTGGCCGCCGAAGAGACGAAGGAACTGGTAACGGTCAAATTTTCGGAGGTTATCCGCTCGATTTTTTACGCGCCGCATTACGCCGCGATGTCGAAAGGTTTTTTCGAAGAGGAAGGCATCCTCGTCGACATGAACACGGCGCAGGGCTCCGACAAGGGGGCGGCCGCGCTCATCGCCGGCATAGCGGACATTTCGCTCGTCGGTCCGGAAACGGCGATCTATATTTATAACCAAAAGGGCGACAAAACGTTGAAAATTTTCCACCAGTTGACGATAAAGGACGGTTCGTTCCTGCTCTCCCGCGAAAAGCTCGATTCGTTCGAATGGAGCGACCTGGAAGGGAAGTCGGTGCTCGGATGGAGACCGGGCAGCGCGCCGCAAATGGTCATGAACTCCATGCTGCTTCAAGAAGGCGTGAAGGCGGACGTCATCACGAACGTGGCGTCGCCCGCGATGGCCGGCGCGTTCGCGAGCGGTCAAGGCGATTTCATCCAGTTGTTCGAACCGGTCGCCTCGACGCTTGAAAAAGAAGGACAAGCGCATTACGTCGCGTCGATGGGCGAATCGTTCGGCGCGTTCCCGGAAACGTCGTACGTGGCCACATCCGATTACATCGCGGCGAATCCGGACATCGTTCAGGGCTTCGTGAACGCAGTGGCGAAAGGGGCGGCTTGGCTGCAGACGGCGAGCGACGCGGAAATCGCCGAAGCGCTCATGCCGTTCTTCGAAGGAACGCCGGAAGATTTGATTTTGAACTCCGTCAACCGGTACAAGAGCCAAGACACGTGGCCGACGAAGCCGGAGATGACGGCGGAAGCGTTCGAAAAGCTCCAGACGACGCTGATCGAGAACGGCGTGCTGAAGGCCGAAGAAAAAATCGCGAACATGAATGACGTCGTCGACATGAGCTTCGTGAACAACCTCGGGGAGTGA
- a CDS encoding ABC transporter ATP-binding protein, with the protein MAQIELKNVSLNYFTVKQETEALRDIDVAVDAGEFISIVGPSGCGKSTLLSLVSGMIRPTKGKVLIDGAEVNGVSPKVGYMLQHDHLFEWRDVLSNLLVGAEVRRMDLKKAERKALELLERYGLGGFAKHNPSQLSGGMRQRVALIRTLVTEPDILLLDEPFSALDYQTRLTLADEIFTIIKDQGKTAVLVTHDISEAICMGDRVMVMSKRPSTISSIYSIRFDEGEGLLPWRKRSAARYPQYFNDIWRELEGHVVSAG; encoded by the coding sequence GTGGCGCAGATCGAACTGAAGAACGTCAGCCTCAACTATTTCACGGTCAAGCAGGAGACGGAGGCGCTGCGCGACATCGACGTCGCCGTGGACGCCGGAGAATTCATCAGCATCGTAGGGCCGAGCGGCTGCGGGAAGAGCACGCTGCTCTCCCTCGTCTCCGGCATGATCCGGCCGACGAAGGGGAAGGTGCTGATCGACGGCGCGGAAGTGAACGGCGTGTCGCCGAAGGTCGGGTATATGCTGCAGCATGACCATTTGTTCGAATGGCGCGACGTGTTGAGCAATTTGCTCGTCGGCGCGGAGGTGCGGCGGATGGACCTGAAGAAGGCCGAACGGAAGGCGCTCGAGCTGCTCGAGCGGTACGGCCTCGGCGGGTTCGCGAAGCATAACCCGTCGCAGCTGTCCGGCGGCATGCGGCAGCGGGTGGCGCTCATTCGGACGCTGGTGACGGAGCCGGACATCTTGCTGCTCGACGAGCCGTTCTCCGCGCTCGATTACCAGACCCGCCTGACGCTCGCGGACGAAATTTTCACTATCATCAAAGATCAGGGCAAAACGGCGGTGCTCGTGACGCATGACATTTCGGAGGCGATCTGCATGGGCGATCGGGTGATGGTCATGTCGAAGCGGCCGAGCACGATTTCCTCGATTTATTCGATCCGCTTCGACGAGGGCGAAGGGCTGCTGCCGTGGCGGAAGCGGAGCGCGGCGCGGTACCCGCAATATTTCAACGATATTTGGAGGGAGCTGGAAGGCCATGTCGTCTCTGCCGGTTAG
- a CDS encoding ABC transporter permease — MSSLPVREPMTPEAAAVAAAARKPAASPQYEAFLRAHRRNVRSVRVARLGVLAFVLALWEIAANVRWVDPMLTSQPSRLANAFRQLAFEGTLFHHAWVTSLETVIGIAVSMTLGTLIAVLFWWSTYASKVLEPYVVVLNALPKVALGPIFYIWLGEKYSIYGMAIAISIIVTIMMIESGFREISRTKLKLMESLGASRFQMLRMVLLPASVPNVIATLKVNVGLTLVGVVMGEFLSSKAGLGYLIIYGGQVFQMDLVMVSIMLLAALSIVLYGIVSAAGHYALKKTHFEA; from the coding sequence ATGTCGTCTCTGCCGGTTAGAGAGCCGATGACGCCGGAAGCCGCGGCCGTCGCCGCCGCCGCGCGGAAGCCGGCCGCGTCGCCGCAGTACGAAGCGTTCCTGCGGGCGCATCGGCGGAACGTCAGGTCGGTCCGCGTTGCCCGGCTCGGTGTGCTCGCCTTCGTGCTCGCGCTCTGGGAAATCGCGGCGAACGTCCGCTGGGTCGACCCGATGCTGACGAGCCAGCCGTCGCGTCTTGCGAACGCGTTCCGGCAGCTGGCGTTCGAAGGGACGCTGTTTCACCATGCGTGGGTGACGAGCCTCGAGACGGTCATCGGCATCGCGGTGTCGATGACGCTCGGCACGTTGATCGCGGTGCTGTTCTGGTGGTCGACCTACGCGTCGAAGGTGCTCGAGCCGTACGTCGTCGTGTTGAACGCGCTGCCGAAGGTGGCGCTCGGGCCGATCTTTTACATTTGGCTCGGGGAGAAGTATTCGATCTACGGCATGGCGATCGCGATCTCGATCATCGTGACGATCATGATGATCGAGAGCGGGTTCAGGGAAATCAGCCGCACGAAGCTGAAGCTGATGGAGTCGCTCGGCGCCAGCCGGTTCCAAATGCTCCGGATGGTGCTGCTGCCCGCGAGCGTGCCGAACGTCATCGCGACGCTGAAGGTGAACGTGGGCCTCACGCTCGTCGGGGTCGTGATGGGGGAGTTTCTGTCGTCGAAGGCGGGACTCGGGTATTTGATCATTTACGGCGGCCAAGTGTTCCAGATGGACCTCGTCATGGTCAGCATCATGCTGCTTGCGGCGCTGTCGATCGTGCTGTACGGCATCGTGTCCGCCGCGGGGCATTATGCGCTGAAGAAGACGCATTTCGAGGCGTAG
- a CDS encoding NAD(P)-binding domain-containing protein, whose product MHDTLPTVAVVGLGQLGVELARRLPAERLLLVSRSETKAAALAKELPGAAAVPISRLSEADLVFLAVPAGEVVPLYRERLAPHIRPDAALVNTATLVDTAELRAACPDHRWIPLKLIGSAKALQAGRTALLVTDDEEHRALLEPLVGALGRVIAGDERWVLACNTIATKRALEAGLRIAEDLRSAGLPAEFAAAAQAVVAAGVLQSFADGTLGHFGKAVLQELEVERNEAGVAREAK is encoded by the coding sequence ATGCATGACACGCTGCCAACCGTCGCCGTCGTCGGCTTAGGCCAATTGGGCGTCGAGCTCGCTCGGCGCTTGCCCGCCGAACGCCTGCTGCTCGTCAGCCGCTCCGAAACGAAAGCCGCCGCGCTGGCGAAGGAGCTTCCCGGCGCCGCCGCCGTGCCGATCTCGCGGTTATCCGAAGCGGACCTCGTGTTCCTCGCGGTGCCCGCCGGCGAAGTCGTGCCCTTGTACCGCGAGCGGCTCGCCCCTCATATCCGGCCGGACGCCGCGCTCGTCAACACGGCGACGCTCGTCGACACGGCCGAGCTGCGCGCCGCTTGCCCGGACCATCGCTGGATTCCGCTGAAGCTCATCGGCAGCGCGAAGGCGCTGCAAGCCGGCAGAACGGCGCTGCTCGTCACCGACGACGAGGAGCATCGGGCGCTGCTCGAGCCGCTCGTCGGCGCGCTCGGCCGGGTGATCGCCGGCGACGAACGATGGGTGCTCGCGTGCAACACGATCGCGACGAAGCGCGCCTTGGAGGCCGGCCTGCGCATCGCCGAGGATCTTCGTTCGGCGGGTCTGCCGGCCGAATTCGCCGCCGCCGCGCAGGCCGTCGTCGCCGCGGGCGTGCTGCAATCGTTCGCGGACGGCACGCTCGGCCATTTCGGCAAAGCCGTGCTGCAAGAGCTCGAAGTCGAGCGGAATGAAGCGGGCGTCGCTCGCGAAGCGAAATAG
- the yyaC gene encoding spore protease YyaC yields MCHSHYLDKKSVELLSEALVRHYAKRPHFSEIAILCIGTNRHSWDSLGPSVGSRLLERLQGHPRIRVYGTLDKPIHALNIHKQLDAIARAHPNAYTIAVDACIGQFFKIGTLQFVEEPLVPGLGLQKELPPVGHVHFKGVVNNHGALNPKVMEHGSLTFVHEMAAVLSRVLVKASGDIVPMLAAAPDAEGSPSRTLSSTS; encoded by the coding sequence ATGTGCCACAGCCACTATCTCGATAAAAAATCGGTGGAACTGCTGTCCGAAGCACTTGTGAGGCATTACGCGAAGCGGCCTCATTTTTCCGAAATCGCGATTCTATGCATCGGGACGAACCGCCATTCGTGGGACTCCCTCGGCCCGTCGGTCGGAAGCCGATTGCTGGAACGGCTCCAGGGCCATCCCCGCATTCGCGTTTACGGCACGTTGGATAAACCGATTCACGCCTTAAACATACACAAGCAGCTCGATGCGATCGCGCGAGCGCACCCGAACGCGTATACGATCGCCGTCGACGCCTGCATCGGGCAATTTTTCAAAATCGGCACGCTGCAGTTCGTCGAGGAGCCGCTCGTTCCGGGACTCGGTCTGCAGAAGGAGCTGCCCCCCGTCGGGCACGTTCATTTCAAAGGCGTCGTCAACAATCACGGGGCGCTGAACCCGAAGGTGATGGAGCACGGCAGCCTGACGTTCGTACACGAAATGGCCGCGGTGCTCAGCCGCGTCCTCGTGAAGGCGAGCGGAGACATCGTGCCGATGCTGGCGGCGGCGCCCGACGCCGAAGGCTCGCCTTCCCGAACTCTGTCTTCGACGTCCTGA
- a CDS encoding creatininase family protein has protein sequence MTTAYRLTEMTWPEVKEALHTVRIAIIPLGAHEQHGPHMNESCDAVLAEAMAVRLAERLHPLAIVTPTVNMGVSPHHLHFPGTISLQPSTLIAVLRDMAHSLKEHGIEKILVLNAHGGNQNTLAVAAETITLELGVQMFYAKTTASAKDVMDRTIGSKLYGHSCEREVSEALYLAPQLVRADLLEKGDIQEGRWRRLRPGSPLQGYYYYEEMTRNGCIGDATKASRDIGEQIVETALSRLADAVRDVLQS, from the coding sequence ATGACGACAGCGTATCGGTTGACGGAAATGACGTGGCCCGAGGTGAAGGAAGCGTTACATACGGTTCGAATCGCCATTATCCCTCTAGGCGCCCATGAGCAGCACGGCCCTCACATGAACGAAAGCTGCGATGCGGTGCTCGCGGAGGCGATGGCGGTCCGGCTGGCGGAACGGCTGCACCCGCTCGCGATCGTGACGCCGACGGTCAACATGGGGGTGTCCCCTCACCATCTCCATTTCCCAGGCACGATCTCGCTGCAGCCGTCTACGCTCATCGCCGTGCTTCGGGATATGGCGCATTCGCTTAAAGAACACGGCATCGAGAAGATACTCGTGCTCAATGCCCACGGCGGCAACCAGAACACGCTCGCCGTCGCCGCCGAAACGATCACGCTCGAGCTCGGCGTCCAGATGTTTTACGCCAAAACGACCGCCTCCGCCAAAGACGTCATGGACCGAACGATCGGCTCGAAACTGTACGGACACAGCTGCGAGCGTGAAGTGTCGGAGGCGCTCTATTTGGCGCCGCAGCTCGTCCGGGCGGATTTGCTTGAGAAAGGGGACATTCAAGAAGGGCGCTGGCGGCGGCTCCGCCCCGGCAGCCCGCTGCAAGGCTACTATTATTATGAAGAAATGACGCGCAACGGCTGCATCGGGGACGCGACGAAGGCGAGCCGAGACATCGGCGAACAAATCGTGGAAACGGCGCTCTCGCGCCTTGCGGACGCGGTGAGGGACGTGCTGCAGTCATGA